A window of Aliarcobacter trophiarum LMG 25534 contains these coding sequences:
- the ffh gene encoding signal recognition particle protein, translating into MFDSITGSLKGIIGKIRHQDDVASLNRATSELKKAFLKADVHHKTTKDLLNSIEIETKKLGIGQNNFIKVLKQELERVLTANGNQGFVFASTPPTVILMTGLQGSGKTTTTGKLANYLKVRNKKVMVVACDLQRLAAVEQLRQIANQIDVEIYFDENEKNPIKIAKAAVEKAKKEHFDVVLVDTAGRLAIDEELMDELKDIKNGINPNEIFYVADSMTGHDATKTAITFKEKIGIDGVVLSKYDGDTKGGVALSIASQVEVPLRFIGIGEKMPDLEVFIPDRIVSRLLGLGDIAGLAEKTSTIFDEKKAKEVSKKIKKGEFNFNDFLEQLSMMSKLGSLKSIIGMIPGLSSAMPALKDMDFENSVEIKRIKALISSMTPKERENPDLLNPSRKKRISSGAGLSEVQVNKILKQFKSASKMAKQLSSKGGMKGLHNMLSQVGANGMPKIPR; encoded by the coding sequence TTGTTTGATTCAATAACAGGTTCGTTAAAAGGAATAATAGGAAAGATTAGACATCAAGATGATGTAGCATCGTTAAATCGTGCTACATCTGAGCTGAAAAAAGCTTTTCTAAAAGCTGATGTTCATCATAAAACTACAAAAGATTTACTAAACTCTATTGAAATTGAGACAAAAAAGTTAGGAATTGGACAAAATAACTTCATAAAGGTATTAAAACAAGAGCTAGAGAGAGTTTTAACAGCAAATGGAAATCAAGGTTTTGTATTTGCTTCAACACCTCCAACTGTTATTTTAATGACAGGACTTCAAGGAAGTGGAAAGACAACAACGACTGGAAAATTAGCAAACTATTTGAAAGTAAGAAATAAAAAAGTTATGGTAGTTGCTTGTGACTTACAAAGATTAGCGGCAGTTGAACAGTTAAGACAAATTGCAAATCAAATTGATGTTGAGATATATTTTGATGAGAATGAAAAAAATCCTATAAAAATTGCTAAAGCTGCAGTTGAAAAGGCAAAAAAAGAGCATTTTGATGTAGTCTTAGTAGATACTGCTGGACGACTTGCTATTGATGAAGAGCTTATGGATGAGCTAAAAGATATTAAAAATGGTATAAACCCAAATGAGATATTTTATGTTGCAGACTCAATGACAGGCCATGATGCTACAAAAACTGCTATCACATTCAAAGAAAAAATTGGAATTGATGGGGTAGTTTTATCAAAATATGACGGAGATACAAAAGGTGGAGTGGCCCTAAGTATTGCTTCTCAAGTTGAAGTTCCTTTAAGATTTATTGGTATTGGTGAAAAAATGCCAGACTTAGAAGTTTTTATTCCAGATAGAATTGTTTCAAGACTTTTGGGGCTTGGGGATATCGCTGGTTTAGCTGAGAAAACATCAACAATTTTTGATGAGAAAAAAGCAAAAGAAGTTAGCAAAAAAATCAAAAAAGGTGAGTTTAACTTTAATGATTTTTTAGAGCAACTATCTATGATGAGTAAATTAGGTAGTTTAAAATCAATTATTGGAATGATACCAGGATTAAGTAGTGCAATGCCAGCTTTAAAAGATATGGATTTTGAAAACTCTGTTGAGATAAAAAGAATTAAAGCACTTATTTCATCTATGACACCAAAAGAGAGAGAAAATCCTGATTTACTAAATCCTAGTCGAAAAAAGAGAATCTCAAGTGGAGCAGGACTTAGTGAAGTTCAAGTAAATAAGATTTTAAAACAGTTTAAGAGTGCTTCAAAGATGGCGAAACAGCTTTCAAGTAAAGGTGGAATGAAAGGTTTACATAATATGCTTTCTCAAGTAGGAGCAAATGGAATGCCAAAAATTCCAAGATAA
- a CDS encoding pseudouridine synthase family protein produces the protein MAVGYDKAYKLLAIQEKISNAKAKDLIDRGLVKVGDKKVMIARGEIKTDTKFSVKELAKTKIIFEDDNILVVDKPAFVTADEVAKSFKNAILLNRLDKETSGVMMFAKNEEFQKKAIKEFAQNRVYKEYVAIVEGKVIEEIVIDKPILTTKDRGVAKSKVDKNGKSAKTTVYPLLVEGNKSKIKLVIESGRTHQIRVHLNFAGLPIIGDAIYGRVASNVNRVLLHSKITKIFDYTFEAKEPKEFKVYDFS, from the coding sequence ATGGCAGTAGGATATGATAAAGCATACAAACTTTTAGCAATACAAGAGAAAATATCAAATGCAAAAGCAAAAGATTTAATTGATAGAGGTTTGGTAAAAGTTGGTGATAAAAAAGTAATGATTGCTAGAGGAGAGATTAAAACTGATACAAAATTTAGTGTAAAAGAGTTAGCAAAAACAAAGATTATTTTTGAAGATGATAATATCTTAGTAGTTGATAAACCAGCATTTGTAACAGCAGATGAAGTTGCAAAGAGTTTTAAAAATGCAATACTTCTAAATAGACTTGATAAAGAGACAAGTGGTGTTATGATGTTTGCAAAAAATGAAGAGTTTCAAAAAAAAGCTATAAAAGAGTTTGCACAAAATAGGGTTTATAAAGAGTATGTAGCTATTGTTGAAGGTAAAGTAATTGAAGAGATAGTAATAGATAAACCAATTTTAACAACAAAAGATAGAGGGGTTGCTAAATCAAAAGTTGATAAAAATGGAAAAAGTGCGAAAACAACTGTTTATCCGCTTTTAGTTGAAGGAAATAAGTCAAAAATAAAATTAGTAATTGAAAGTGGAAGAACTCATCAAATAAGAGTTCACCTGAATTTTGCTGGTTTACCAATAATTGGAGATGCTATTTATGGAAGAGTGGCTTCAAATGTAAATAGAGTATTACTTCACTCAAAAATTACAAAAATTTTCGATTACACATTTGAAGCAAAGGAACCAAAAGAGTTTAAAGTGTATGACTTTAGCTAG